The following are encoded together in the Populus trichocarpa isolate Nisqually-1 chromosome 5, P.trichocarpa_v4.1, whole genome shotgun sequence genome:
- the LOC18099086 gene encoding ATP-dependent Clp protease proteolytic subunit 2, mitochondrial yields MKALFSTTKLITSTAKPKPSFLLTPKTSTTRAYSLIPMVIEHSSRGERAYDIFSRLLKERIVCINGPINDDTSNVVVAQLLFLESENPSKPIHMYLNSPGGHVTAGLAIYDTMQYIRSPVNTICLGQAASMASLLLASGAKGERKALPNATIMIHQPSGGYSGQAKDLTIHTKQIVRVWDALNQLYCKHTGKPIDVIQKNMDRDYFMTPEEAKEFGIIDEVIDQRPMTLVTDAVGDESKQKGSS; encoded by the exons ATGAAAGCCCTCTTCTCTACCACCAAGCTCATCACTTCCACAGCTAAACCAAAACCCTCTTTTCTCTTGACCCCCAAAACCTCTACCACTAGAGCTTATAGTCTAATCCCAATGGTTATCGAACACTCTTCAAGAGGAGAAAGAGCTTATGATATATTTTCTAGGCTTTTAAAAGAGAGAATTGTCTGTATTAATGGCCCAATTAATGATGATACTTCTAATGTTGTTGTTGCTCAGCTTTTGTTTCTCGAGTCTGAGAATCCTTCTAAGCCTATCCATATGTATCTGAATTCTCCTGGTGGACATGTTACCGCAG GTCTTGCTATTTACGATACAATGCAGTACATAAGGTCTCCAGTTAATACCATTTGTTTGGGTCAAGCTGCATCTATGGCTTCTCTCCTTTTGGCTTCTGGGGCTAAGGGTGAGAGGAAGGCACTTCCAAATGCAACAATTATGATTCATCAGCCATCAGGTGGGTACAGCGGACAGGCAAAGGATTTGACAATTCACACCAAGCAGATAGTTCGGGTCTGGGATGCACTGAATCAATTGTACTGCAAGCATACAGGGAAGCCAATTGATGTAATTCAGAAGAATATGGATAGAGATTATTTTATGACCCCAGAAGAGGCAAAGGAATTCGGAATTATTGATGAGGTGATTGATCAAAGACCCATGACTCTGGTGACTGATGCTGTTGGCGATGAAAGTAAACAAAAGGGTTCGAGCTAG
- the LOC7492077 gene encoding ENHANCER OF AG-4 protein 2, with product MAPGRKKGANNKKVQLRLGDLVLAKVKGYPSWPAKISRPEDWKRAPDAKKVFVYFFGTQEIAFVAPSDIQVFTNEVKNKLSARCQSKKDKFFSQAVKEICAAFEELQKGKSSGLGDTTDRSAPGSEAPSVDSMEEDEAEDDLNEDMGKVGQSGEVWNLRREYSSKLERCSSRRDEAGSEDMKPSVSGDADDSSSPGISSEKKVKMFDSAQPQEVLSASSLDNVCCVKVEASCNGNLDLNCNKNLGTGEGAWTNPHESKTVFSGAERKLECNSREQVIGGEKGKLASGSIKDPPPGPPKSELDANGGRKVKELSKVKKGTMVSDEKHENKVFQKKRRAQPDHGKSELEATENANPAKKSKRVDVADDITKGPFSENMSVSPSSNVVDDQAAKRSMAHGKREILLGLRARSDKAKSDAFAQTSKVKSNLSSQSGKVKSGTSAKMSKVDSDASAQTVKVKSDASAQWGNTNTDVSVQISKVKLDSTAEIGKAKPDVPDPTSKAKSDVSNDEAVLPVLKRRRRAMEAMCDAAALNSDDRMEKNALELKSDMVSINARVSITQQPKRRRAVCLYDNDDEDEEPKTPVHGGAAKNGREPVSVSDASKRTNARIESSVNQQQRNSINAQTSIKDSTGLENIHSKESSSLLQNNPRSPSYPKTVKRNDTHISPSPGKSEPEQLLSKEAKPITTTPKRSPHLLSATKPIVEQHKAINPAVKVSTPGTQKKAQAGPGKVSGPVLDSSNASQNLAPSQKSRAAFSGERPKSTPKATSQMSNLTVPMGALSELEVGMDDRPSFLVDSKTPDSVTSMKHLIAAAQEKRRQAHLQSFPLGNPAFIALNNAQGRSPSSSPSQLLLSGTSNAAQADMQGFYHRTDLVSPSTHGRQSASHDQVEGEEIEERRVSSGHRAAGGSLSGGTEAAVARDAFEGMIETLSRTKESIGRATRLAIDCAKYGIANEVVELLIRKLESEPSFHRKVDIFFLVDSITQCSHNQKGIAGASYVPTVQAALPRLLGAAAPAGASARENRRQCLKVLRLWLERKILPESVLRRYMDDIGGSNDDTSSGFSLRRPSRAERAIDDPIREMEGMLVDEYGSNATFQLPGFLSSHVFEDDDEDFPSSPFKEGDGALGVTGSIHALGDLEISTATPSDRRHCILEDVDVELEMEDVSGHQKDERPSSTGGSFEMEPQQHCSDGPEPALNDSAELLPQPDDSPPPPLDSPPPPPPLPTSPPPPLPLSPPPSTSPSPPPPPPLPPPPPPLPSQPPPLPSQPPPPLPPVPTMVLQPPVPTQPLLPAKPIQPSHSSVQPSPQLAYQQAVPHEYCTTPNSNQIVQMAGGTPHGNHMFLNPQAPQQNPHFQPVNAPFPQRPLHPNLAQTASGHFSFTKPLIQQHPQHPYPRPYPMLSHPDGRPRFATDEQWRMPSSEYADGQHGAWMSGRNPSHAGPSFGQEGYFRPPPPNNMGFQVAPTNNLPAGAPIPGHGVSQMLPCRPDMPSLNCWRPAQ from the exons ATGGCTCCGGGGCGTAAAAAGGGAGCGAATAATAAGAAAGTTCAGTTGCGTTTGGGTGATCTTGTGCTTGCTAAAGTCAAGGGTTACCCTTCTTGGCCTGCGAAG ATTAGTCGGCCTGAAGATTGGAAACGAGCCCCTGATGCTAAGAAAGTTTTTGTCTATTTCTTTGGAACTCAAGAAAT TGCTTTTGTTGCCCCTTCTGATATTCAGGTATTCACAAATGAAGTAAAGAATAAACTGTCGGCTCGGTGCCAGAGTAAGAAAGATAAGTTCTTTTCCCAAGCTGTGAAGGAAATCTGTGCAGCTTTTGAAGAGTTGCAGAAGGGAAAGTCAAGTGGATTGGGAGATACTACTGATAGATCAGCACCAGGATCTGAGGCTCCATCTGTTGACTCAATGGAAGAGGATGAGGCAGAGGATGACTTAAATGAGGACATGGGTAAAGTTGGACAAAGTGGAGAAGTGTGGAATTTAAGACGTGAATATAGTTCTAAGTTAGAGCGTTGCTCCAGTAGACGAGATGAAGCTGGCTCCGAAGATATGAAGCCTTCCGTATCAGGTGACGCAGATGACAGTTCATCCCCAGGTATATCTTCTGAAAAGAAGGTTAAAATGTTTGATAGTGCACAACCACAAGAAGTATTATCTGCTTCCAGTTTGGATAATGTTTGCTGTGTAAAAGTTGAAGCCTCTTGTAATGGAAATCTGGATCTTAATTGCAATAAGAACCTGGGTACTGGTGAGGGGGCGTGGACAAATCCCCATGAGTCTAAGACAGTGTTTTCTGGGGCTGAGAGAAAATTGGAATGTAACTCCAGGGAACAAGTTATAGGCGGAGAAAAAGGCAAGCTTGCTAGTGGCAGTATAAAAGATCCCCCCCCAGGCCCTCCTAAATCAGAATTAGATGCCAACGGTGGTAGAAAAGTAAAAGAACTATCAAAAGTCAAGAAGGGTACTATGGTGTCtgatgaaaaacatgaaaataaggtttttcaaaagaaaaggcgTGCCCAACCTGATCATGGAAAATCTGAGCTTGAAGCAACTGAAAATGCAAATCCTGCTAAGAAATCAAAGCGTGTAGATGTGGCAGATGATATTACAAAGGGACCTTTCTCAGAAAACATGAGTGTTTCACCAAGCTCAAATGTTGTTGATGACCAAGCAGCCAAACGGTCCATGGCACATGGAAAAAGGGAGATCCTTTTGGGATTAAGAGCCCGAAGCGACAAAGCTAAATCAGATGCTTTTGCCCAAACTAGTAAAGTTAAATCTAATCTTTCTTCTCAATCAGGTAAGGTCAAATCTGGTACATCTGCCAAGATGAGTAAAGTTGATAGTGATGCATCTGCCCAAACAGTTAAAGTCAAAAGTGATGCTTCTGCACAATGGGGTAACACTAATACTGATGTATCTGTTCAAATAAGTAAAGTCAAACTTGATTCAACTGCTGAAATTGGCAAAGCTAAACCTGATGTTCCTGATCCAACGAGTAAAGCTAAATCTGATGTTTCAAATGATGAAGCTGTGCTGCCTGTATTAAAACGTCGTAGACGGGCAATGGAGGCGATGTGTGATGCTGCTGCTCTCAATTCTGATGACAGAATGGAGAAAAATGCTCTCGAGCTAAAGAGTGATATGGTTTCTATTAATGCGAGGGTTTCCATTACCCAACAGCCCAAAAGGCGAAGAGCTGTTTGCCTTTATGacaatgatgatgaagatgaggaaCCCAAAACTCCTGTTCATGGAGGGGCTGCCAAAAATGGCAGAGAACCTGTTTCTGTTTCTGATGCTTCCAAGAGAACTAATGCACGAATTGAAAGTTCTGTTAATCAACAACAACGAAACTCTATTAACGCTCAGACAAGTATCAAGGATTCTACTGGTTTAGAGAATATCCATTCCAAGGAATCATCTTCGCTGTTACAGAACAATCCTCGTTCGCCCAGCTATCCAAAAACTGTGAAGAGGAATGATACACATATCTCTCCAAGTCCTGGCAAATCAGAGCCTGAGCAGTTACTGTCAAAGGAGGCAaaaccaatcacaactaccCCTAAGAGGTCTCCTCATCTGCTTTCTGCCACCAAACCAATTGTGGAACAGCATAAAGCTATCAACCCTGCAGTTAAAGTTTCCACTCCTGGCACTCAAAAAAAGGCCCAGGCTGGACCTGGCAAGGTTTCAGGTCCTGTTTTGGATAGTTCAAACGCTTCTCAAAATCTTGCGCCAAGTCAAAAAAGTAGAGCAGCTTTTTCTGGGGAAAGGCCAAAAAGTACTCCTAAAGCAACTTCACAAATGAGTAACCTGACTGTTCCAATGGGTGCTTTATCAGA ACTGGAAGTTGGTATGGATGACAGACCCAGCTTTTTGGTCGATTCTAAGACTCCAGATTCTGTTACATCTATGAAACATCTCATTGCTGCTGCTCAAGAAAAAAGGAGACAGGCTCACTTGCAATCCTTTCCTCTTGGAAACCCTGCCTTTATAGCTCTCAACAACGCTCAGGGAAGGAGCCCCAGCTCCTCACCAAGCCAACTTCTTTTGTCTGGTACTAGCAATGCTGCACAGGCAGATATGCAGGGCTTTTATCATCGCACAGATTTAGTTTCTCCATCTACACATGGTCGCCAATCAGCATCACATGACCAAGTGGAAGGTGAAGAAATCGAGGAGCGGAGAGTTAGTTCTGGACACAGGGCTGCTGGAGGTTCACTGAGTGGTGGCACTGAGGCTGCTGTGGCCCGCGATGCTTTTGAAGGGATGATAGAGACTTTATCAAGGACGAAAGAAAGTATTGGACGTGCAACTCGCCTTGCCATTGATTGTGCCAAGTATGGCATTGCAAATGAG GTTGTGGAGCTTTTAATCCGAAAATTGGAAAGTGAGCCCAGTTTCCACCGCAAAGTGGACATATTTTTTCTTGTGGACTCCATCACCCAGTGTTCACATAATCAAAAAG GTATTGCTGGAGCTTCGTATGTCCCTACAGTGCAAGCAGCATTACCACGCCTTCTCGGCGCTGCTGCTCCAGCAGGAGCTAGTGCTCGGGAAAATCGTCGTCAGTGTTTAaag GTCTTAAGATTGTGGCTTGAGAGAAAAATCTTGCCTGAATCTGTTTTGAGGCGCTATATGGATGATATTGGAGGTTCAAATGATGATACCTCTTCTGGATTTTCCCTCAGACGTCCATCCCGAGCTGAACGAGCTATAGATGATCCAATCAGGGAAATGGAAGGCATGCTTGTTGATGAATATGGAAG TAATGCTACATTTCAGTTGCCCGGCTTTTTATCTTCTCATGTGTTCGAGGATGATGACGAGGACTTCCCTAGCAGCCCATTTAAGGAAGGTGATGGTGCGTTGGGAGTGACAGGATCAATCCATGCTTTAGGAGATTTAGAAATAAGTACTGCTACTCCAAGTGACAGGCGACATTGCATCTTAGAGGATGTGGATGTGGAACTTGAAATGGAAGATGTGTCTGGACACCAAAAGGATGAAAGACCTTCATCCACAGGTGGTTCTTTTGAAATGGAACCACAGCAGCATTGCTCAGATGGGCCAGAACCTGCATTAAATGATTCTGCTGAGTTGCTGCCTCAACCAGATGATTCTCCACCACCGCCTCTTGATTCTCCTCCTCCACCCCCGCCTTTGCCTACCTCTCCACCGCCACCACTACCTCTATCACCTCCACCCTCAACATCTCCatcacctccacctccaccgccgcttccacctccacctccacctcttCCGTCGCAACCACCACCTCTTCCGTCGCAACCACCACCTCCTCTTCCTCCTGTGCCAACTATGGTACTGCAACCACCTGTACCAACTCAACCTTTGTTACCAGCCAAACCAATACAACCATCTCATTCATCCGTACAGCCCTCCCCTCAGTTGGCATATCAACAAGCTGTACCTCATGAATACTGCACTACACCCAAT AGTAATCAAATTGTCCAAATGGCTGGCGGTACTCCTCATGGGAATCACATGTTTTTAAACCCTCAAGCTCCTCAACAAAATCCACATTTTCAGCCGGTTAATGCACCTTTTCCACAAAGACCACTGCATCCAAACCTGGCACAAACTGCATCTGGTCATTTCTCATTTACAAAGCCTCTAATTCAGCAGCATCCTCAGCATCCTTATCCCCGTCCATACCCTATGCTATCACATCCTGATGGACGGCCACGATTTGCTACTGATGAACAGTGGAGGATGCCTTCAAGCGAATATGCAGATGGTCAGCATGGTGCATGGATGAGTGGAAGAAATCCATCACACGCAGGGCCTTCTTTTGGCCAGGAAG gttactttcggCCACCGCCTCCAAATAatatgggatttcaggttgctCCCACCAATAATTTACCTGCTGGAGCTCCCATTCCAG GTCATGGTGTTTCACAGATGTTGCCATGTAGACCAGACATGCCTTCCCTTAACTGCTGGAGGCCAGCTCAATAA
- the LOC7492078 gene encoding uncharacterized protein LOC7492078, whose product MMKMRMESNGGSHRLHHHINQKQNLKYGQFSNHEDEIDHQVFDLFGNCNSRSNGKGKNRFTMPSPSSTTTATTMLSASTSSNSGVGFIEHPVSKLDTLAGVAIKYGVEVADIKKMNSLVTDLQMFALKSLQIPLPGRHQPSSFLSNGSDVPGQNSYEWTPPRGLQSDLFDSFQSLKPQSSRCKVSPAMSSLQGYYGLKPKDQKKIPEGFEMAVYRNGHSHHPEGGPYLKPSPASHPPLSLHRKTKSLANGFLDEKNGLVDKLYLDEVKEGESEKLVRRRQKSEADFTSIYTDLLIREESTGPAFSTITGKGLALRPKAGNRTTTDVDAGGLTSAQTGPGDLADGFLVVRKSSSATSLNDHDSISSSMWPTSKWNLKPDLQALSAAAITRPIFDGLPKPVTGRKNKTALD is encoded by the exons atgATGAAGATGCGGATGGAAAGTAACGGCGGCAGTCATCGCCTTCACCATCACATTAATCAGAAACAGAATCTCAAGTACGGTCAGTTTTCTAATCACGAGGATGAGATAGATCATCAAGTTTTTGATCTCTTTGGTAATTGTAATAGCAGAAGTAATGGTAAAGGGAAGAATCGGTTTACAATGCCGTCGCCATCATCAACTACAACAGCAACGACGATGTTGTCTGCTTCTACCTCTTCAAATAGTGGCGTTGGATTCATTGAACATCCGGTTTCGAAGCTGGATACACTTGCCGGCGTTGCTATTAAATACGgcgttgag GTTGCTGACATAAAAAAGATGAATAGCTTGGTTACGGATCTTCAAATGTTTGCTCTCAAGTCACTCCAGATTCCACTTCCTGGAAGGCATCAACCCTCATCTTTCTTATCGAATGGTTCTGACGTTCCAGG ACAGAACAGTTATGAATGGACCCCGCCACGTGGTCTGCAGTCCGATCTCTTTGATTCATTTCAATCTTTGAAGCCTCAGTCTTCACGGTGTAAGGTTTCTCCAGCTATGAGCTCTTTACAAGGTTACTATGGGCTTAAGCCAAAAGATCAAAAGAAGATACCTGAAGGTTTTGAGATGGCAGTCTACAGGAACGGACATTCTCATCATCCAGAAGGTGGTCCATATCTTAAACCATCACCGGCTTCCCATCCACCTCTGAGCCTCCATCGGAAAACTAAAAGCTTGGCTAATGGGTTCCTTGATGAGAAAAATGGACTGGTTGACAAATTATACCTTGATGAAGTGAAGGAAGGCGAGTCTGAGAAATTGGTGAGAAGGCGTCAGAAATCAGAAGCTGATTTCACTTCCATTTACACTGACTTGCTGATTAGAGAGGAAAGCACCGGGCCTGCTTTCTCGACAATCACTGGAAAGGGCTTGGCTCTGAGACCTAAAGCGGGAAATCGGACCACAACAGATGTTGATGCAGGTGGTTTGACCTCTGCTCAAACGGGTCCAGGAGATTTGGCTGATGGATTTCTCGTAGTAAGGAAGTCATCAAGCGCAACTAGTCTGAATGATCATGACAGCATTAGTTCTTCCATGTGGCCAACATCGAAGTGGAATTTGAAGCCAGATTTACAGGCCTTATCCGCTGCAGCCATAACGAGACCAATCTTCGATGGATTGCCAAAACCAGTAACGGGTAGGAAAAACAAAACGGCACTTGATTAG
- the LOC7486379 gene encoding uncharacterized protein LOC7486379 has protein sequence MSLRNLKELTIIAKEAFSKMFLVAKSLCFLHVTNTHVFTVASLYGPSMLPTFNLTGDWALAERFSHKLGKVGAGDIVILKSPVEPRKIMTKRVIGVEGDSVTYVVEPKNSDRTETIVVPKGHIWVEGDNIYNSKDSRNFGAVPYGLLRGKMLWKIWPPKDFGYIGKKEQNS, from the exons ATGAGCCTCAGAAATCTGAAGGAATTGACCATTATTGCCAAAGAAGCATTCAGCAAGATGTTCTTGGTAGCCAAAAGTCTATGCTTTCTCCATGTCACCAACACCCATGTCTTCACTGTTGCTTCT CTCTATGGACCAAGTATGCTCCCTACCTTTAATCTTACTGGTGATTGGGCATTGGCTGAGAGGTTTTCTCACAAGCTTGGCAAAGTGGGGGCTGgagatattgttattttaaaatcaccTGTGGAGCCAAGAAAAATTATGACTAAAAGAGTTATAGGTGTCGAGGGTGATTCTGTTACTTACGTTGTTGAACCCAAGAACAGTGATAGAACTGAGACTATTGTG GTTCCTAAGGGGCATATTTGGGTAGAGGGAGATAACATATATAACAGCAAGGATTCAAGAAACTTTGGAGCAGTTCCTTATGGCCTTCTTCGAGGGAAAATGCTTTGGAAG ATATGGCCACCTAAAGATTTTGGATATATTGGAAAAAAGGAGCAAAACAGCTGA